In one Aedes albopictus strain Foshan unplaced genomic scaffold, AalbF5 HiC_scaffold_354, whole genome shotgun sequence genomic region, the following are encoded:
- the LOC109621915 gene encoding insulin-like growth factor-binding protein complex acid labile subunit: MKSQVVVMIAALLALMVPVIKAISYCPSSCTCDDEKLHVTCGEGSLDVLPIALNPSIRRLVIKFHKIRSIDSSIHFYNDLTMLDLSYNQVLNIPESIFMYQQKLLQLHLNNNKIGALSNKTFVGMTELRVLNLRGNFIDQITSEVFKVLPKLEELNLGGNRISQLDPKAFEGLSELRVLYLDDNAIKTIPTLSLTPLKTLAELYMGTNSLYKIQPGAFEGLQSLRRLDIHGSMLVNITVDTFRGLENIRSIDLSDNHLLKVPTVQLSILKRLEDLVIGQNDFEVIPEGAFFGLNNLKTIDVSGALNLKRIQAGAFSANPNLESITIASNKELQELNEGAFSGLPHIKKVILRDNKITTFREELLPWKHLTEFDVSENPLSCDCQMLWLRNLLHRKNIENEEAQIVCIYPDRLHGEPLRDISAEVLGCKHLQSKERAIVGAIIVASAATITTFVLIVYRLRHRILETFRRHWRNNKRDTLQEEKDMEIQKTLGEGDYHQPHCNIYTYNYHPVFRNHQHPSSLYAGGQYSLPFPHYQSQGGTPQPLSHQLHQQQMQPLPQTPASSSSTTSTLVLSSQPGQSSTIYSPQYAHHIYEVPKNVVDT, translated from the coding sequence ATGAAGTCGCAAGTGGTCGTAATGATTGCGGCGCTGCTGGCGCTGATGGTACCGGTGATTAAAGCCATCTCGTACTGCCCCAGCAGTTGTACGTGCGATGATGAGAAGCTGCATGTGACCTGTGGCGAAGGTTCTCTGGACGTGCTGCCGATTGCATTGAACCCGTCGATTCGCCGCCTGGTCATTAAGTTTCACAAGATCCGATCGATTGACTCGTCTATTCATTTTTATAACGACTTGACGATGCTTGATCTAAGCTATAATCAAGTGTTGAACATTCCGGAATCCATCTTTATGTACCAGCAAAAATTGCTCCAGCTGCACTTGAACAACAATAAAATCGGAGCACTGAGCAATAAGACGTTTGTCGGCATGACGGAGCTACGTGTACTGAACTTACGTGGGAATTTTATTGATCAGATAACAAGCGAAGTATTCAAGGTGCTTCCAAAGCTGGAGGAGCTTAATCTGGGAGGAAATCGCATCAGTCAGTTGGATCCAAAAGCTTTCGAGGGTTTGAGTGAGCTGCGAGTTCTCTATCTAGACGACAATGCTATCAAAACCATTCCTACGCTTTCACTGACGCCTCTGAAGACATTGGCAGAGCTGTACATGGGAACAAACTCTCTGTACAAGATTCAACCGGGTGCATTTGAAGGACTTCAATCACTGAGACGGTTGGATATCCATGGATCAATGTTGGTCAACATCACGGTCGATACATTCCGAGGGCTAGAGAACATTCGATCAATTGATCTCTCGGATAATCATCTACTGAAGGTTCCAACGGTTCAACTGAGTATTCTCAAACGTTTGGAAGACTTGGTCATTGGTCAAAATGACTTCGAAGTTATTCCAGAGGGAGCCTTTTTCGGCCTTAATAACTTGAAAACTATAGACGTCTCAGGGGCATTGAATCTGAAGCGAATTCAAGCTGGAGCATTTTCGGCAAACCCAAATTTGGAATCGATCACTATCGCATCTAATAAGGAGCTTCAAGAGTTGAATGAAGGTGCTTTCTCCGGATTACCACATATCAAAAAGGTCATCTTACGAGATAACAAAATCACGACGTTCCGTGAAGAGCTGCTACCTTGGAAGCATCTCACTGAATTTGACGTCTCGGAAAATCCATTGAGCTGTGACTGTCAAATGCTTTGGCTACGTAACCTGCTTCACCGAAAGAACATCGAAAACGAGGAAGCTCAAATCGTGTGTATCTATCCAGATCGTCTACACGGCGAGCCTTTGAGGGACATCTCTGCCGAAGTGCTGGGCTGTAAACATCTTCAATCGAAAGAACGAGCAATCGTTGGAGCTATCATCGTTGCTTCTGCTGCCACCATCACAACATTCGTTCTGATCGTTTACCGATTGCGACATCGAATCCTGGAAACCTTCCGACGTCACTGGCGAAACAACAAACGTGACACACTGCAGGAGGAAAAAGACATGGAGATTCAGAAGACGCTCGGGGAAGGAGACTACCATCAACCGCACTGCAACATCTACACCTACAATTATCACCCGGTGTTCAGGAACCATCAGCATCCTTCCTCGCTGTACGCCGGAGGTCAGTACTCGCTGCCTTTCCCGCATTACCAGTCGCAAGGCGGCACTCCACAGCCGCTGTCTCACCAGTTGCACCAGCAGCAGATGCAGCCTTTGCCGCAGACACCGGCTTCCAGTTCGTCGACGACATCCACGCTGGTCCTGTCAAGTCAACCGGGGCAGAGTTCGACCATCTACTCACCCCAATACGCCCATCACATATACGAAGTTCCGAAGAACGTCGTGGACACTTAG